From the Roseateles sp. XES5 genome, one window contains:
- a CDS encoding orotate phosphoribosyltransferase, whose protein sequence is MFSNSFPDRNVMAELMARMLWEIKAVHFRPEEPYKLASGMASPVYMDCRKLLSYPRIRSAIMDFAAATITRNAGFERFDVIAGGETAGIPFAALLADRLGLPMIYVRKKPKGHGRNAQIEGVMPEGARVLVIEDLVTVGGSMFTFIDAIRAAGGVVDHGMSLFYYGIFKEAEARYVNGGVKLHHIATWRDVLAVARQEKLFDDATLASVEAFFDAPLVWSAAHGGVAELPTA, encoded by the coding sequence ATGTTTTCCAATTCCTTTCCGGACCGAAACGTGATGGCGGAGCTGATGGCCCGCATGCTCTGGGAGATCAAGGCGGTGCATTTCCGCCCGGAAGAGCCCTACAAGCTGGCCTCCGGCATGGCCTCCCCGGTCTACATGGATTGCCGCAAGCTGCTGTCCTATCCGCGCATCCGCTCGGCGATCATGGATTTCGCCGCCGCGACCATCACGCGCAATGCCGGCTTCGAGCGCTTCGACGTCATCGCCGGCGGCGAGACGGCCGGCATTCCCTTTGCAGCACTGCTCGCCGACCGCCTCGGCCTGCCGATGATCTATGTGCGCAAGAAGCCCAAGGGCCATGGCCGCAACGCGCAGATCGAGGGCGTGATGCCGGAAGGCGCGCGCGTGCTGGTCATCGAGGATCTCGTCACCGTCGGCGGCTCGATGTTCACCTTCATCGACGCGATCCGTGCGGCCGGCGGCGTCGTCGACCACGGCATGTCGCTCTTCTACTACGGCATCTTCAAGGAAGCCGAGGCGCGCTATGTCAACGGCGGCGTCAAGCTGCACCACATCGCCACCTGGCGTGACGTGCTGGCCGTCGCCCGGCAGGAAAAGCTGTTCGACGATGCGACGCTCGCCTCCGTCGAAGCCTTCTTCGATGCGCCGCTCGTCTGGTCCGCCGCCCATGGCGGCGTGGCGGAACTGCCGACCGCGTAA
- a CDS encoding DoxX family protein, whose amino-acid sequence MQQNAVVLVGRILLALMFITAGYPKLIDPSGTAGMIAGAGLPAATALAYLAGIFELVAGLFVLVGFQTRIAAYLLAAFSVFTAFVFHSGPIAIPDFPEGANGLLTVFNGLMMWKNITIAGGFLVLAAFGPGSISLDARRGAA is encoded by the coding sequence ATGCAGCAGAACGCCGTCGTCCTCGTCGGACGCATCCTCCTCGCCCTCATGTTCATCACCGCCGGCTATCCGAAGCTGATCGATCCGTCGGGCACCGCCGGCATGATCGCCGGTGCGGGCCTTCCGGCCGCCACCGCGCTCGCTTATCTCGCAGGCATCTTCGAACTCGTCGCCGGCCTCTTCGTGCTCGTCGGCTTCCAGACGCGCATCGCCGCCTATCTTCTCGCTGCCTTCAGCGTCTTCACCGCCTTCGTCTTCCACAGCGGCCCGATCGCCATCCCGGATTTCCCGGAAGGCGCCAATGGCCTGCTTACCGTCTTCAACGGCCTGATGATGTGGAAGAACATCACCATTGCCGGCGGCTTCCTCGTGCTCGCCGCCTTCGGCCCGGGCTCCATCTCGCTCGACGCCCGCCGCGGCGCCGCCTGA
- a CDS encoding Crp/Fnr family transcriptional regulator, giving the protein MNEINKSAAFWRSFPIFEGFSKETIGEIAGIATYRKWPAGAVIFQRGDDGTYLIVLVSGRIKLSLITPQGKELSLRQLEPGAVLGEMAILDGQPRSADATAAVATEGYVIAKRDFLDLISRNPTAAQAIIHYLCTKLRETTEQLETIALYDLDARVARFFLATLRSIHGEDLPDSANLQLSLSQTEIAGILGASRPKINRSILVLEEAGAIRRNDGIIHCHIGRLLTIAEPDDD; this is encoded by the coding sequence ATGAACGAGATCAACAAGAGTGCCGCGTTCTGGCGTTCTTTTCCGATTTTCGAGGGGTTCAGCAAGGAAACGATCGGCGAGATCGCCGGCATTGCGACCTATCGCAAGTGGCCGGCCGGTGCGGTGATCTTCCAGCGCGGCGACGACGGCACCTATCTCATCGTGCTCGTTTCCGGCCGCATCAAGCTCTCCCTCATCACGCCGCAGGGCAAGGAACTGTCGCTGCGCCAGCTTGAACCCGGCGCGGTGCTCGGCGAAATGGCGATCCTCGACGGCCAGCCGCGCTCGGCGGATGCCACCGCGGCCGTGGCGACGGAAGGCTATGTCATCGCCAAGCGCGACTTCCTCGATCTCATCTCCCGCAACCCCACCGCCGCGCAGGCGATCATCCATTATCTCTGCACCAAGCTGCGCGAGACGACGGAGCAACTGGAAACCATCGCGCTCTACGATCTCGACGCGCGCGTCGCCCGCTTCTTCCTGGCGACGCTACGTTCGATCCACGGCGAGGACCTGCCGGACAGCGCCAATCTCCAGCTCTCCCTCAGCCAGACGGAGATCGCCGGCATCCTCGGGGCCAGCCGGCCAAAGATCAATCGCTCGATCCTCGTGCTGGAAGAGGCCGGCGCCATCCGCCGCAACGACGGCATCATCCATTGCCATATCGGCCGGCTGCTGACGATTGCCGAGCCGGATGACGACTAG
- a CDS encoding adenylate/guanylate cyclase domain-containing protein, with protein sequence MLAKKYRPLAAGLIASLAGALALFSLGETALEQQREYYFDALTQTVPAAQSDRIIVVDIDRKAFQGAANKDWTRAQTAELVDRLAAAKPAAIAFDFIFSTDCAPEEPANAALATAIGKVPTVLGFLIGETPDGAPHPVPKLALQRPVTVPDLWFIDGTESSCAFLQDKASAAAAAFLVGDEDAVVRRVQAYAIVGNAAYPALGVEAARLAAGARTPVLGGNPPWLRHDGRILRLDEDGSLRFVAGSAATIAARTFSAGDVVGGRVPADGIAGKVVLIGSSLPNLGGLRTSASLPLEPSVQIHADVANAIITDHIPTRDLGLLPVEAGFAFVFGAAAAFAAARLRPLGAALAGVGLVGFVFAGSALLYARTALLSDAVGVSLIVATAALITGLLQYGHVRRAEATARQRFAQYLPQSVVSRYIDNPDLGRVAGEERQVTALFTDIEGFSALAQKIGPHDLVKLLDIYFSEVNALVARHGGMVDKVVGDAVHALFNAPDDLDRHVDKALACADEIRALTEEMRRRPAFLDKDFGRTRLGVETGMAVLGEVGAGGKLDYTAHGDAVNLAARLQDANKFLGTQICIGPRAAGETSRTLRAIGNHEIRGFGTMDLFTLD encoded by the coding sequence ATGCTCGCCAAGAAATACAGACCCCTCGCCGCCGGCCTCATCGCCAGCCTTGCCGGCGCGCTCGCGCTCTTCAGCCTCGGCGAGACGGCGCTGGAGCAGCAGCGCGAATATTATTTCGATGCGTTGACGCAGACGGTGCCAGCCGCCCAGAGCGACCGCATCATCGTCGTCGACATCGACCGCAAGGCCTTCCAGGGCGCGGCAAACAAGGACTGGACACGGGCGCAGACGGCCGAACTCGTCGACCGGCTCGCCGCCGCAAAGCCGGCCGCCATCGCCTTCGACTTCATCTTCAGCACGGATTGCGCGCCGGAAGAGCCCGCCAATGCGGCGCTCGCCACGGCCATCGGCAAGGTGCCGACCGTGCTCGGCTTCCTGATCGGCGAGACGCCCGACGGCGCGCCGCACCCCGTGCCGAAGCTTGCCCTGCAGCGGCCCGTCACCGTGCCGGATCTCTGGTTCATCGACGGCACGGAAAGCTCCTGCGCCTTCCTGCAGGACAAGGCGAGCGCTGCGGCGGCCGCCTTCCTCGTCGGCGACGAGGATGCCGTGGTGCGCCGGGTGCAGGCCTATGCCATTGTCGGCAATGCGGCCTATCCGGCGCTCGGCGTGGAAGCGGCGCGTCTGGCGGCAGGCGCCAGGACGCCGGTGCTCGGCGGCAATCCGCCGTGGCTGCGCCATGACGGGCGCATTCTCCGGCTCGACGAGGACGGGAGCCTGCGCTTCGTCGCCGGCAGCGCCGCGACCATCGCTGCCCGCACCTTTTCCGCCGGGGACGTGGTGGGGGGCCGGGTTCCGGCCGACGGCATCGCCGGCAAGGTCGTGCTGATCGGCAGCAGTCTGCCCAATCTCGGTGGCCTGCGCACCAGCGCCTCGCTGCCGCTCGAACCCTCCGTGCAGATCCATGCGGATGTGGCGAATGCCATCATCACCGATCACATCCCGACGCGCGATCTCGGCCTCCTGCCGGTCGAAGCGGGCTTTGCCTTCGTCTTCGGCGCGGCGGCGGCCTTTGCGGCCGCGCGCCTGCGCCCGCTCGGCGCGGCCCTGGCGGGCGTCGGCCTCGTCGGCTTCGTCTTCGCCGGTTCGGCACTGCTCTATGCGCGCACGGCGCTGCTTTCCGATGCCGTGGGCGTCTCGCTCATCGTGGCGACCGCGGCGCTCATCACCGGCCTCCTGCAATATGGCCATGTGCGCCGGGCAGAGGCGACGGCGCGGCAGCGCTTTGCACAATACCTGCCCCAGTCCGTCGTCTCGCGCTACATCGACAATCCGGACCTCGGCCGGGTCGCCGGCGAGGAACGGCAGGTGACGGCGCTCTTCACCGATATCGAGGGCTTTTCCGCCCTCGCCCAGAAGATCGGGCCGCACGATCTCGTCAAGCTGCTCGACATCTATTTCTCCGAGGTGAACGCCCTCGTCGCCCGCCATGGCGGCATGGTGGACAAGGTGGTGGGCGATGCGGTGCATGCGCTCTTCAACGCGCCTGACGATCTCGACCGCCATGTCGACAAGGCGCTCGCCTGCGCCGACGAAATCCGCGCGCTGACCGAGGAAATGCGCCGCCGTCCGGCCTTCCTCGACAAGGATTTCGGCCGCACGCGCCTCGGCGTCGAGACGGGCATGGCGGTACTGGGGGAAGTGGGGGCCGGCGGCAAACTGGATTATACCGCCCATGGCGATGCCGTGAACCTTGCCGCGCGGCTGCAGGACGCCAACAAGTTCCTGGGAACGCAAATCTGCATCGGCCCGCGTGCAGCGGGCGAGACCAGCCGGACGCTCCGCGCCATCGGCAACCATGAGATCCGCGGCTTCGGCACCATGGATCTCTTCACCCTGGATTAG
- a CDS encoding FecR domain-containing protein translates to MTTFDVFRPTLSRRLFLAGGALALTGIGIRATKANAVIGKAVEITGEVTRRQENLLEGLKAGASLMDHDFVTTGRESFAELALGDDTSLLLGSETELLIDTFIAGQGGTIELGTGQMVFDRPEGLAKIDLTMRTAFGMIGVRGTKFFAGPNRGVFAVFVEHGRVEVTGGGVMASVGRGEGVEIKRPGEAPGKVTQWGEARIREAYASVGIR, encoded by the coding sequence ATGACCACGTTCGATGTTTTCCGCCCCACCCTCAGCCGCAGGCTCTTTCTTGCGGGCGGCGCGCTTGCGCTGACGGGTATCGGTATTCGCGCGACGAAGGCCAACGCGGTCATCGGCAAGGCGGTCGAGATCACCGGCGAGGTGACGCGCCGTCAGGAGAACCTTCTGGAAGGTCTGAAGGCCGGCGCGAGCCTGATGGATCATGACTTCGTGACGACCGGCAGGGAGAGTTTTGCGGAACTGGCGCTCGGCGACGATACCAGCCTCCTGCTCGGCAGCGAGACGGAGCTTCTCATCGATACCTTCATCGCCGGGCAGGGCGGCACCATCGAGCTCGGCACGGGCCAGATGGTCTTCGACCGGCCGGAGGGTCTCGCCAAGATCGACCTCACCATGCGCACCGCCTTCGGCATGATCGGCGTGCGCGGCACCAAGTTCTTCGCCGGCCCCAACCGCGGCGTCTTCGCCGTCTTCGTCGAGCACGGCCGCGTCGAGGTCACCGGCGGCGGCGTCATGGCGTCCGTCGGGCGCGGTGAGGGTGTCGAAATCAAGCGGCCGGGCGAAGCCCCCGGCAAGGTCACGCAATGGGGCGAGGCGCGCATCCGCGAGGCCTATGCCAGCGTCGGCATCCGCTAG
- a CDS encoding tetratricopeptide repeat protein, with product MITRSTGMKTAGRALFFAALLFGGAASAHADTLSIEARCDAAAGSRYDTTRNTAFAPVALDDIEIGPALSACREAYKAGGGARMAFQLARALERAGQSLDAMKLYAEAAALGHTVAMVNYGGMLGKRGDPAGEFSHYKKAAELGDLLGAYNLAVAYRDGIGTDVNGAEAARWFDKAAAAGDETAAFNLGVLFDDGSLVPEDNARAAAFYKLAAEGGNVDAMINLGLMLESGEGIAQDLAAAAGYFQLAAAQGDSYGKLKFGLMQQSGTGIVKNVEQAVSSLVAAFEMRDVDLEVILRDQPEQLSADARLAIKQVLAARDLIDGAENAEIDPITLGAIEKHYAQQ from the coding sequence ATGATCACGCGATCCACAGGAATGAAGACGGCTGGCCGCGCCCTTTTCTTCGCGGCCCTGCTGTTTGGCGGCGCCGCAAGCGCCCATGCCGACACGCTGTCCATCGAGGCCCGCTGCGACGCCGCGGCCGGCAGCCGCTACGACACAACGCGCAACACGGCTTTCGCGCCGGTGGCGCTTGACGACATAGAGATCGGTCCGGCGCTCTCCGCCTGCCGCGAGGCCTATAAGGCCGGCGGCGGCGCACGCATGGCCTTCCAGCTTGCCCGTGCCCTGGAGCGCGCCGGCCAGTCTCTCGACGCCATGAAGCTCTATGCGGAAGCGGCCGCGCTCGGCCACACCGTGGCGATGGTCAACTATGGCGGCATGCTGGGCAAGCGCGGCGATCCTGCCGGCGAATTCAGCCATTACAAGAAGGCCGCCGAACTTGGCGATCTGCTCGGCGCCTACAATCTCGCGGTCGCCTACCGTGACGGCATCGGCACCGACGTGAACGGCGCGGAGGCCGCCCGCTGGTTCGACAAGGCCGCCGCCGCCGGCGACGAGACGGCCGCCTTCAATCTCGGCGTGCTCTTCGACGACGGCAGCCTCGTGCCGGAGGACAATGCGCGGGCGGCAGCCTTCTACAAGCTGGCGGCCGAGGGCGGCAATGTCGACGCCATGATCAATCTCGGCCTCATGCTGGAATCGGGCGAAGGCATCGCACAGGACCTTGCCGCCGCCGCCGGTTACTTCCAACTGGCGGCCGCTCAGGGCGACAGCTACGGCAAGCTGAAGTTCGGCCTGATGCAGCAGAGCGGCACGGGCATCGTGAAGAATGTGGAGCAGGCGGTGAGCAGCCTCGTCGCCGCCTTTGAGATGCGCGACGTGGACCTCGAGGTCATCCTGCGCGACCAGCCGGAACAGCTTTCGGCCGATGCGCGCCTCGCGATCAAGCAGGTGCTCGCCGCGCGAGACCTGATCGACGGCGCCGAGAATGCGGAGATCGATCCGATCACCCTCGGCGCCATCGAGAAACATTACGCCCAGCAATGA
- a CDS encoding proline racemase family protein: MRWKRTIQLLDVHCEGEIGKVAIGGVPKIPGNTIAEQLNHINTVDDSLRRFLCLEPRAAATGSVNLLVPAKRPEADAGFIILQADQAHASSGSNSICVTTALLESGIVEMKEPETVVVLDTAAGLVKATATCRDGRCEKVKLTMVPSFVQELDVEIDTPHWGRVRFDISYGGIFYALVDVDQIGTKIEKGNARALVDAGMALKDLINKSMTIVHPEIPEINGVAYVMFRDRDPDGLVRTATTMWPGRVDRSPCGTGNSANLATLHARGLAKVGDTFRSRSIIGSEFEVGLAAETVVAGRKAIIPTITGRGWTFGLHQIALDPTDPLANGFAMTDTWGPQAGEIV; encoded by the coding sequence ATGAGATGGAAGCGCACGATCCAGCTGCTGGACGTTCATTGCGAGGGTGAGATCGGCAAGGTGGCCATCGGCGGCGTGCCGAAGATCCCCGGCAACACGATCGCCGAGCAGCTCAACCACATCAACACGGTGGATGACAGCCTGCGCCGCTTCCTGTGCCTGGAGCCGCGCGCGGCCGCGACCGGCTCGGTCAATCTGCTGGTGCCGGCCAAGCGCCCGGAGGCCGACGCGGGCTTCATCATCCTTCAGGCTGACCAGGCGCATGCCTCGTCCGGCTCCAACTCGATCTGCGTCACCACGGCGCTGCTCGAATCGGGCATCGTCGAGATGAAGGAGCCGGAGACCGTGGTGGTGCTCGATACGGCCGCTGGCCTCGTCAAGGCGACGGCCACCTGCCGCGACGGTCGCTGCGAGAAGGTCAAGCTCACCATGGTGCCGTCCTTCGTTCAGGAACTGGACGTGGAGATCGATACGCCGCACTGGGGCCGCGTGCGCTTCGACATTTCCTATGGCGGCATCTTCTATGCGCTGGTCGACGTCGACCAGATCGGCACGAAGATCGAGAAGGGCAATGCGCGCGCGCTGGTCGATGCCGGCATGGCGCTGAAGGATCTCATCAACAAGTCGATGACGATCGTGCATCCCGAAATTCCCGAGATCAACGGCGTCGCCTATGTCATGTTCCGTGACCGCGATCCCGACGGTCTCGTGCGCACCGCGACCACCATGTGGCCGGGCCGCGTCGACCGCTCGCCCTGCGGCACCGGCAATTCGGCCAATCTTGCGACGCTGCATGCCCGCGGCCTTGCCAAGGTGGGCGACACGTTCCGTTCGCGCTCGATCATCGGGTCCGAGTTCGAGGTGGGCCTCGCAGCCGAGACGGTCGTTGCCGGCCGCAAGGCGATCATTCCCACCATCACCGGCCGCGGCTGGACCTTCGGCCTGCACCAGATCGCGCTCGACCCGACCGATCCGCTGGCGAACGGTTTCGCCATGACGGACACCTGGGGTCCGCAGGCGGGCGAGATCGTCTGA
- a CDS encoding phosphodiesterase, with amino-acid sequence MTKLIVFTDLHMVPEGMTIIGLDPYQRLLAGIAHVNRYHADADRVIFTGDLTHRADTISYERLRDLLSLIEPPVAITIGNHDYRDRFLETFTEVTPDENGFVQQAIDFPDCRVVLLDTLFAPPYDYPLSHAGYLCEKRLAWLDRTLATADGRPVLLFMHHPPHKTGFTGMDTIRLSNEDAFYDLVLRHGNVRHIFAGHVHRTIGGSHRGIPFSIFKSPVHQQPMPFDAPNASLSVDEPAAYGIVVVTEEGLQVHNEDYEIARRDSEIA; translated from the coding sequence ATGACCAAACTCATTGTCTTTACCGATCTGCACATGGTGCCCGAGGGCATGACCATCATCGGCCTCGATCCGTATCAGCGGCTGCTCGCCGGCATCGCCCATGTCAATCGCTACCATGCGGATGCCGACCGGGTGATCTTCACCGGCGACCTGACGCATCGCGCCGACACGATTTCCTACGAGCGCCTGCGCGACCTCCTCTCCCTCATCGAGCCGCCCGTCGCCATCACCATCGGCAATCACGATTACCGCGACCGTTTCCTCGAAACCTTTACCGAGGTGACGCCGGACGAGAACGGTTTCGTGCAGCAGGCCATCGACTTTCCCGATTGCCGCGTCGTGCTGCTCGACACGCTCTTCGCCCCGCCCTACGACTATCCGCTGAGCCATGCCGGCTATCTGTGCGAAAAGCGCCTTGCCTGGCTCGACCGGACGCTGGCGACGGCAGATGGTCGTCCGGTGCTCCTCTTCATGCACCACCCGCCGCACAAGACCGGCTTTACCGGCATGGACACGATCCGCCTCAGCAACGAGGATGCCTTCTACGATCTGGTGCTCAGGCACGGCAATGTGCGCCATATCTTCGCCGGTCACGTGCACCGCACGATCGGCGGCTCGCATCGCGGCATTCCCTTCTCGATCTTCAAGAGCCCGGTGCACCAGCAGCCGATGCCCTTCGATGCGCCCAACGCCTCGCTTTCGGTCGACGAACCGGCCGCCTACGGCATCGTCGTCGTGACGGAGGAAGGCCTGCAGGTGCATAACGAGGACTACGAAATCGCCCGACGCGATTCGGAAATCGCCTGA